In Flammeovirgaceae bacterium, the sequence TAGTTTCATAATGCCTAAAATTAAGCGGTTACAAAGTTATAAATTCAGCATTCCTGACCAAAACAGTACAAGCCTGCTATTTTTTCTTCGGCAGATTCACTTTTCCAAACAGGTTCACAAATTTCCTGAGTAACTCAAAGTATAACGTTAAATAAAAGAATACAGCCATTGCCCAAACCACCAACAGGTTAAAAGCAAACGTGCTGAATTCGATATTGAGAAAATATTTTTTAGGTGCGAAGAAATGTGTGCGGTAGTTCAACAGGCCGGCCGGTTTTGGATCTAGAAATATCGGGTTGATTTCCTGGATGAGTTGACCATCATACTCCAGTATCCGGTTTTTCGTTGAAACATTTTTTACCAAATCAGCGAGGCTTTCGTTGTAATACCGGTTTTTGTACTCGTTCAGGTTGTAAGCCGATCCTTTTTCGTTTTCTTTTTTAAAGATGATTTGTTCGCGGTAGGCAACGGCTTTGTTGTATGCATCCTGGTAAAACCTGCGATAGGCTATTAAAAATTCTTCCAACAGGGTGCTGAAGGTTGGTGTAAACAGTTCAAGGGTCCAGGGCTCATTCAGGTTAACCTGTTCAAGCCCTCGTTTAAAGTAATCATCCTTTAAGGTATTGCGGATGATTTCAAGGTCTCTGGCCATTTGTTTTCGTACCGAATCATCATTTGACTGGATGTTATCGGCAATGAACTTGCGTTTTTTCTCCAGCTCATCAGCCAGGAAAGAGGCCCGGAAGTCGGCCTGCGATTCAATTTTTTCGTACGGGTAGTAGGGTTTTTCGTACGAGTTGTTCATGAAATTATAAACAGCCAACGCCTCATACGCCCAGCGCGATGCCATGAAGTCAGCTACCAGCGGCACTTTGCCTTTTGTGCTGATGATGTTGTTGAGCTTATCGAAGCGAAACAGTAATCCACTCAAGATCATCTGCGGGATAAGCAGCAACGGAATCATCACATATACCGTAACTGCAGAGTTGAAAGCTGAGGAGATATTGAGGCCCAGTACATTGGCCATACATGAAACGCTGAACAATACAACCCAGAAGGGCAGGATCATCCGCCACTCTACTTCCAGTATCAGGTGGCCAATGAGCACAAAGGTGAGTGTTTGAATGGCCGAAAGACTAAACAGGATGGTGAGTTTCGACATCAGGTAGCTGTTCCAGCTCAGGTTCAAAAAGGATTCACGCTTAAGTATTTTCCGATCGCGAATGATTTCTTCAGCGCTAACGGTTAACCCCATAAACAAGGCCACTACAATGCTCATCAGTATAAAGGCCGGAAAATTGTCGTTAAAGCGGAACAGGTACTCTTTTCCGCCAGGTGCGCTTTTGTACTTGATGATGAAGGCAAGAATAAGCGCCAGCAGCGGAGCCTCCAGCATGTTAATGAGCAGGTACTGCTTGTTGCTGAGTTTTGAAAGCGTATCGCGGGTAATGAAAATTAATGTTTGCCTGATTTTGTTGGGCAGATTTAACGAGTGCGGTGGTTCCTCTCTAACATCCTCAACCTTACTGAGTTTAAATCGCTCTTTATACCACTCGTGCCATTGTACCGGGGTAATCTTTCGTTTGTTGGTGGGCTGGCCGTATTCATCCACCACCTTCGCTTCGATGATGTTGAAGATTTGCTCGGGGTTAACGTTACCACAGGTTTCGCACTGGCCGCGGTTGCTGTCAACCTGGAGGGTTGATTTTTTGAAGTAGGTTACCGCTTCAACCGGAGGCCCGTAATAGGCCGGGTAGCCCCCGGTATCCATAATAATCATCTTGTCGAACATTTTATAGATGTCCGATGACGGCTGATGGATTACCACGAAAATCAGTTTGCCCTTTAGTGAAAGCTCTTTGAGCAGGTCAATTACATTTTCCGAATCGCGCGAAGAGAGGCCGGAGGTAGGTTCATCGAGGAAGAGAATGGCCGGTTCGCGAATCAGTTCCAGTGCTATGTTGAGTCGTTTACGCTGCCCACCGCTGATGGTCTTTTCGAGCGGGTTGCCTACTTTCAGGTCCTTGCGTTGATCGAGGCCCAGGTTTTCGAGTACTTCCATTACCCGTTTATGGATTTCTTCTTCCGAGAAATGGGCGAAGCAAAGTTTTGCGTTGTAGTACAGGTTTTGGTAAACGGTGAGTTCTTCAATGAGCAGGTCATCCTGCGAAACGTACCCGATTACACCATGTATTTTTTCTTTCTCTTCGAAAATGTCAAACCCGTTGATGAGAATTTTGCCTACTGATGGTTTGGCAAGTCCGGCCATTACATTCAACAGGGTGGTTTTGCCGGCACCGCTGGCCCCCATAATGCCAATCAGGCGGCCGGGGCCTTCCGAAACCTTTACATCACGCAAACCAACAGTTCCGTTGGGAAAGCGGAACTCGTCAATAACTGCGTTGAACGAAAGCTTGGTAGTTTTTATTTCCTCATTAAAATCGGCAATGATGTCGCTGTAATACAACGCATCGCCTGCCTGGGTTTTAATAGTACTGCCGTGCGAAAACAGGTACACCCGGTTGGGCTGCATAATGAAACCGTTCATCAGTGTTGACTCTTCGCCAGCGTACTTTACGAAGTACATATCAACGCTGCGCACGCGCATGCATACCAGATCACCGGTTAGGTGGATATGCACGTGCTTATGAAGTTTACCCGGTTCGGCTTTTTCTTCGCTATTGCCGATAAGGATATCGGCATAGTTAAGTGAACGGGCTTCTGTTGCTGTAATAAAATCTTCAATCAGTTTATACTCATCGGGCTCAATATTGAATACAGTTGAAACTGTATTTATGATTTCCATCCGCTGAGCCGAAAAGTTTTTATCGGTAGCAACCAGTTCCAGCAATTTTATCAGTACAACAACTTTTTGTTTCTGGGTAAGGGTTTTGTTGATTTTTTTACAAATACCCAAAACGCGCACTGATTCTTTTACGCTGGTGAGTTTGGCGGCACCTTCGGTTGTTTTGCCGTATCCCGATTGTTCATCGTACTGTGCCAGGTATTCCTTAAGCGAATCCTGGTCCAGTTCGGTCTGGAAGAAAGTAATTACATACTGGCGCTCATTAGCGCTTACTCCGCCATCCTGTTTGGTAATAATGGCAAAAAGCTGGGTTAGCGCCTTGAGAATTTCCTCACTCATTCAGGATAGAATTGGTTTGGGCTGCCGGTTTTCGTTTCAGTATGTTTTAAATTCAAAAGGTATTTCAACCAGTTCAGAAAATTCCTGCCCGGCTTCTTCCATGTCTTCATCGTCTTCGTGATAGTACCACAGTATTTTCATGCCTTTGATGTCTTCCAGGGCGGAGAGTACATCCAGAATTAATTTGGATGACGCGGTGTTAAAATACTCCAGCTTAAATACAAAGTCGGTAGTAGGGTTAGGATCCGATCCGTAGTTGCCAATCCACTCCAGTACCGGGCGATAAAACTCGGCTGAATCTTCGGGCAATGAACGGCCTGATATTTCAAAGATGCCATTCTTTTTATCCAGGATGATTTTCGGGGTATCTTCAGTTCCTTCGAGATTTAATATTTCCATGGTGATTAGTTTAAAACGTTCAACATTAATTTTCGCCAGCTTCGCGTGGCACGTTTACCTTCAGGCAAAAGAAGCAGTACTCGGCATTCATTTCCGGAAATGCGAATTCAAGTTTGGCGCCTGATTTACGGGCCATGTCCACAAAGCCAAGCCCTGCACCCCCTTTTTCGGAGATGGTTGTATTCTTGATGATCTCTTTATACAGATCCTTCAGGCCGTCTTTATCCAGGCTGTTGATTTTATCCAGGGCGCCTTTGAGTTTGTCAACATTTACTTTGCGGATGGGGTTGCCGCTCATAATGGAGTAGCGGTTCGCTTCTTTACCGATAAGGAAGATGGCGGCATGGCTTCGGGTTTGGCCGTCAACCAGTTCATCGCTGTGTTTAACAATGTTCTGTAAGGACTCCACCATTACATTGAACACTTTTCGCTTTATACTTGATTCTTCTCCGGAAGAATCAAGGTTGCGCTCGGCCATGGCCAGTATGGATTTGGTGGTTTCCTGGGTAAAATCGCCCTGGTACACCAGAATCAGTTTCTGCGACATCATGGTACGGTGCAGATCGTAAATGAAATTCATTTCAGTTGCTTATTTGAGGTTTCGAATTTATTAAGTTTTACATCAATATCGGCTATGCTATTTCTTCAAAATGAGGAATTTTCATACATCTAAAATTTTATTCCAATCAACAGTACGTCATCAGTTTGCCGGGTATCGCCCCGCCAGGCTTCCCATTCGGTTTCGAAAATCACGGAGGCTTCGCGCATGGGCAGGGTGTGTACCCGCTCGATGATTTCGCGGGTTTTTTTAGGCCCAAACTTGCGGCCCTCCGGCCCGCCAAACTGGTCGGGAAAGCCATCGGAACTGAAATAAATGGAGTCGCCTTTATCCAGTTTGATTTTGGTGTTGGTGAAGTTGGTTTGGTTTTTAAAAATGCCGCCACCTATCGGGAATTTATTGCCCTTAACCTCGTCCATAACACCACCCTTCATAATGTACAACGGGCGGTGTGCTCCGGCATACTCCACTTCGCGGGTGTTCATGTTTATTTTACACAGGGCGATGTCCATGCCGTCTTTTGTGGAAGCGTCCTCATCCTGTCTTAGCGTTTTTGTAACACCTTCATCCAGTAAATCGAGAATAACACCCGGATCAGTTACTTTTCGGCTGCGCACAATATCGTTCAGCAGAAAGTACCCAATCAGTGAAAGTAATGCACCCGGTACTCCGTGGCCGGTGCAATCCACAGCAGCAATGTAAATATCATCTTTAACCTGCATGTACCAGGGGAAGTCACCGCTTACCACATCGCGCGGTTTATATAGTATAAAGGAGTCTGGCAGTGATCGGTTAATAACCCGGTTGTTTGGAAGGATTGCGGTTTGTATGCGCTTGGCGTAATTAATGCTCTCGGTGATCTTTTTGTTTTTAGCCTGGATTTCAAGTTCAATCATTTTCCGTTCGGTGATATCGTGCGACACGACCAGCACGGACTCTACTTTATTCGTTTCGTCAAACTCCGGAATGGCGTTTACCTGCATTACGCGTTTGCCCATCTCCGAAGGGAAATCCATTTCGGTGGCTACGGTGTTTTCGGTTGAATTAACCTGTTCAACAATCCGGAGCCAGGTTTCAAGTACCGATTTGTCAAGTTCAACGTCCTGCACTTTCCTGTTCAGGAATAAGCTGGGGCTCTTGCCCGTGTACGATTCGATAACCGGGTTAATATACGAGATGGCCTCTTGTTCAAGGCGTGTGATGAGGTCGGGCGAGTTTTCCGAAAGCGCCTGCATCTTGCTTCGCATGCGCTGTTCCTGTTCGGCTCTTCTGCGTTCGGTAATGTCGCGCGAGTTGAGGATGAACCCGTGTATGGCCGGGTTCGACATGCAGTTGGTTCCGGTGGCTTCAATCCAGATGTAGTTGCCGTCTTTGGTTTTGTACTCAAACTGTGCGGTAACTTTTTCATCCGGATTTTCTTTCATTTTCCGGAACAGCCCATCAAAGATTTCGCGGTGGTCGGCATGTACGTTGTTCATGTCGCTGCGGCCGATCAATTCTTTCTGACCATAACCGAGAATGGTTTCTACGGAAGGAGAGATATACCGGATGGTTTCGTCTTCTTCGTAAATGGTGATGACTTCCGAAGCATTTTCGAGCAGCAACTGCATGCGCTTTTGCGTGCGGTTAACTTCCTCAACCTGGTTCTCCAGTTCGCGGTTGGTGCGTTCCAGTTCCTCCTGCGTGGCCTGCATCTCTTCGGCATTTTGCCTGAGTACTTCCTGCTTTTCTTTCAGTTCGTTACTCATGGCCTGCGATTCTTCGAGCAGCCTGCGGGTGCGTTCGTTAACCTTAATGTTGAAGATGGTGCGTGCCAGGATTAAGCTGAGCTCCTCCACAAATTTTACCTGCGAGGGATTGAAGCGCTTCAGCCCGGCAAATTCCAGCACGCCATACACTTCTTCGTTGGTGATAAGCGGCACAATCAATATACAGGTCGGTCGTTGTTCGCCCAGCAGGCCCGAAGTAATGGTTACATAATCATTGGGTATCTCGGTGCGCAAAACTGTATCTTTTTCGATGGCAGCCTGCCCTACCAATCCCTCGGCAAAACGAAAACTTTTTTGCAGGTATTTTTTTCGCCCGTAGGCATAGCTGGCGCGCATTTCGATAAGCCGTTCGCTGCCTTCGTCATTTACCGCATAGAATGCGCCCTGAATAGCGCCAATTTTTTCAAGAATAAACCGGATGACGTCATCACCCAGTGTATCGAGTGAATCGTGCAGGCGGAGAATTTCACTGATTTCGGCAACGCCCCGCACAATCCAGTTGCGCTCGTTATCGCGTTTCTCATTTTCGATAAGGTTGTTGCGCATGGTAATGAGTGACAGCCCAAGCAGGTCGTTTTCGCCTTCGGCCTCAAACCGGGTATCGAATTTCCCTTCGCCAATACGCTGGGTGAACTCTGCTTTTTGTTTGAGCGATTCTACCAGGTGATTGACCTTTTCGGTTATTTGACCGAATTCATCACGGCTGGTTACTTCAATGTTTTCTGGCAGCACCCCTTCAGCAACCATGCCCAGCAGGGTGCGAGTGGTGGTAAGCGGGCGCGTTAGCGAACGGGCAAACAGCATGGTAAGCAGGGTAGTAAGCAATACGATGCAGATGCCTGCATACAGATAAATCCGGAATAAGCCGGCCGTATTGCCATCGGCTTCGGCTATATCCATTTTGCCGATGAGGCCCCAACCGGGCAGGGCCAGTGTTTTACCCGTATAGTAAACGGACGCACCCCGATAATCTTTTCCGGATATGGTAGTGGCATTTGCACTGCCCGACAGGATACGATTAATGCCATGTATAAAGGGGTCATCGGGATTGTAGATTTTAATGGCAGCGTTGGGTTCGAAGCGCAGCGGACTGACCAGCAGGATTTTTTTATTGCTGATATCCTGTTTTACCAGCAGGATTTCGCCTGTGTTGCCCATACCTTTGGTTCCGGCCAGTGTTTTGTAAAGTGGGTTCAGGCTGATACGGGCAACCATAAAATGTTCGCCACCGGCTGTGGTTACAGGCGCAAAGCCAAACAGGTAGTAACCATTTTTGTCTTTGAATACCGAGGAGAAATGGATGCCTTTCTGGGCGCTTGAAAAACTTGATCCATCCGGATCGGTGAATAATTTACCCGGCTCATAGTTTCCGTCTGTTGAATAGATAACAGTGCCGGCCGGAGATATGATGTAAAACTGTTCAAACCCAAAGCGGCTACCTTCTTCCAGCGAGTCGAATGCATTCAACAGGGGTGACTGCTGCAGGTTTTTTAATTCACTTTCCTGCCTTGTAAAAAAGGCAGCTACATATTCGGCCCGCGTGTCGGTTATGGCGGCCAGGCTGTACATAAACTTATCGCGGCTGGCTTTCTGGTTGTATTCAAAAGTGAAAAAGCCTATGGTGCCCACTGCAACGATGGCAATAAGCATAACCAACAGGGTAATTTTTGTGCTAACCTTAATTCCTTTCAGCATAGTTGTTCTTCTTCACTGTTATTCGTTAACTGCTTAATTTTTCTGCTATCTGGGCGGCAGCCTCTTCAACAAATTTTCGTTGTTCGGCTGTAACCGGGGTAAACGAGGCTATTTCAACAATCCCGGTAATAGTGTCATTTTTTTTGGCTGCAACTATCAAAACATACCGGGGTGATGAACTGCCCAATCCGGAAATAATTTTTACATATCCTTCAGGTATTTCGTCCAGGTATACGGTTTGGCCGGTTACGGCCGCCTGCCCGATTAAACCTTCGCCTGCTTCGTATTCCACCGAGTTTGCTTCTGTTAAGGTAAGGGCGTAACCGGCTTTCAATAGAGCTATTTTCTTATCGTTACGGGCCTCAACACGGTAAAAAGCACCCTGGCCGGCTTCCAATTGTTTGCAGATAGCTGATAACCCGCTTTGCATACTATCTTCGGGATTGCGGGCTGATTTGATGGCCGCCCGTACCGCTTCAACGGCATTGGATTTTTTGGTTGATTCTTTGCTCTCCTGATTTTTCTGATTTTCAGTAATTTTCTTTTCGCGGTACACCACCATGGCTTCGGTGTTGGTTAAAGCCACAATCATTGCGGCAGTGCCCAAAATTATGCTGATGCCCAGCAACAGATAAAACCGGTTTGGTATGCCTTGCGCTTCCGATTGAAATAGTGTAAAAAATGAGTACACAATTCCTGCCATAAAAAGGATTACCAATGTGATGCTGATATGTCGTGCTTTAATTTTCATTACCGGTATTGCTTATCAAGTTCTTTAAAGAAATCAACAATCTGATCGACCTTTAAAACCTGGTCGATTTGTGTGAGTGCCATGGCTGATTTAGGCATGGTGTCTATCATGCATTCGGAGGGTTCCTGTACGATGGTAAGCCCGCCCCTGTCTTTAATATACTTCATCCCCAGGGCGCCATCTTTGTTCGCGCCTGAGAGCAGGATGCCGATGAGTTTGTCTTTGAAAACATAGGCGCAGGTTCCCAGGGTGATATCAATGGCCGGCCGTGAGTTGTTGATCATTTCCTCGGTTGAGAGTGCGAAGTAATGGCCCAACTCAACCGAAAGGTGATAGTTTGCCGGAGCCAGGTAAACACCGCCTCGTTTTATAGTTTCTTTATCGTATGGTTCTGTTACCTGCACAACACTTTTTAAGGATAACGCTTCAACGAAACCGTGCCGCACATGCTTAAGCCGGTGCAGGCACATGATGATAGGCAATGGAAACCCTTTTGGCAACTGTGAGAGGATTTTAACCACGCCCTGAAAGCTGCCTGCCGACCCACCGATAACAACGGCCTTGTAGCTGTTATTTAGGTTGTACTTGTTCATGAGCCGCGAGCACCTTCGTGTTAGTCTTTTATTTTCTTATATATTTTTTCTTCATTATTTACCACAATAAAGCGGTTGGCATAATCGCACCAGATGAGTGATTCTTTCGACCCGATGGCGAGGTAGCCGTATTTAAATAAGCTTTCATGAAATTTTTTAAGTACTTCATTCTGCAAAGCCTGGTTAAAATAGATCATCACATTCCTGCACAGAATCAAATCGAACTTGTTAAAAACTTCGCCCAATACCAGGTCGTGCTTGCGAAAGGTTACGTTGCTCATCAGGTCTTTATTAAAAACGGCCTGTCCGTTTTCTTCGCGGTAATAATCTTTTAGTGAACCTGCTCCCTGAAAGCGGATGTAATTTTTCTCATTTAACTCCATGTTCTTTATGGAGCAGGTGCCGGATTTTGCCCGTTCAAGAATGTTGGTGTCCAGGTCGGTAGCGTATAGCTGCACATCCTGGTGGATACCCATTTCCTTGAGGAGGATGGCCATTGAAAGGACTTCCTCGCCAGAGGAACAGCCCGCATGCCATATTTTAAATTGCTTGTGGTTGAGCAGGATGGCCGGTATAATTTCTTCGCGCATAATCCGCCAGAAGCTCGGATCGCGAAACATTTCGGTTACGTTAACAGTGAGTTCATCCAAAAACTCGTGAATGAATTCGGGGGAGTCGGTGAGTTTGCGGATAAGGGCCTCAACGGAAAGGCGTTTTAATTCCATTATCCGCAGCACCCTGCGTTTAAAGGACGACATGGCATAATTGCGGAAATCGTAGCTGTATTTCTGGTATATCAGCTCCGAAATCCGTTTCAAATCGGCTATGTCAATGTCCTGCATGGAGAGGTTCTTTGGTTATGTTACAGGGCCTCAAAAATAGCTGACCCGTTAGTGCCGGCCTTCCCGTTTCCCTGTAAAATCTTACATGTGTTTAAAGCACGGGATCAAACGTTTCAATAAAGCCACCTCAATCCTTCGGAAAGTTTTGAGGGCTTGAAATTTAGCGATTTAAGTGGGATTTTGATGAAAAACCTGATTTTCAATAGGCAGGCAGGGTCTGTTCAGGAATGTTTATTCCTAACGGTTTCCCGGGTAATTGCCAGGGCTTCGAGGTTAACCCGGAACAGTTGTTCCAGCTCGGTTAATGATTCATCGCTTGTTTTGGCCGAGGCAGCTGCCAGTTGCTGTTCAAGGGTTTTAACCCGGTTTTCCATCTCCTGCTGTTCGCTCAAATCGTGGGCGTAAATGGCTGCCCCGATAATTTCACCGGTGGATGACAGCAAGGGCTTGTAATTAACCGAGTAAGGTTTTCCAAAGTACTCTTTTTCCACACTCAGGGTTTGTCCGCTGAATACCTTATCGTATATCGCTTTGTGGTACTCAAACTCCTCTTCTTTAAAGAGGCTTAACACATAGTACCCTTTTTCATAAGGAATGCCCGAACGGATAAACTGATTAAACAACGGAGCATTATTGCGAAGCACTACCCGGTAATCCAGGCCAATGGCTACAAAGGCATCGGTCGTGGCGTTCATCAGGTTGCTCAGGTAGGTTTCTTTTTGCTGAGCTTCTTTCATTACCCGCTGCATTTCTTCCTGGGTGGCGGTAAGTTCTTCCATGTTTTGGCGCATTTCCTCCTCTTGTGCACGCATGGCTTCGGTGGTCATGCGGCTCTCCTCCAGCAACCTGCGGTTGTTTTGTGCGGCTTTCACGGAAGCCAGCGTGCTGGCAATGGTTTCGCCCAGTTTTTCTACAAACGAAATTTCATGAGGGTGATACTCCCTGAATGACGCGAGTTCAACCATGCCGTAAACAGTATCATCAACTTTTAAAGGAACAATGAGTAATGTTTTTGGGTTGGCATCGCCCAGACCGGAGGTGATGCGCACATAATCTTCTGGCAGTTCTTTCAGATAAACGGTTTCTTTTTCAAGATAGGTCTGCCCCAATAATCCTTCGCCCGGCTTTACTTTTTGTTGCTGGTGCTTTTTAATGTTAAAGGCAAACAGTGAGATTAACTCCAGGTGGTGGTGTTGGGGGTCGTCCTCATTTAATACGTAAAGTCCGCCCTGGTTGGAACCGGTGTAGTGCACCAATGCCGAGATGATTCTATCGCCAAGTTGGTGGAGGTTGCTGGCCGATGAGCGCAGGATATCAACAAATCGTGCAAGGCCTTCGTTTGCCCACTTGCGTTTTTGTTCCTCATCGTTCATGGCCAGCAGTTTTTGT encodes:
- a CDS encoding ATP-binding cassette domain-containing protein, translating into MSEEILKALTQLFAIITKQDGGVSANERQYVITFFQTELDQDSLKEYLAQYDEQSGYGKTTEGAAKLTSVKESVRVLGICKKINKTLTQKQKVVVLIKLLELVATDKNFSAQRMEIINTVSTVFNIEPDEYKLIEDFITATEARSLNYADILIGNSEEKAEPGKLHKHVHIHLTGDLVCMRVRSVDMYFVKYAGEESTLMNGFIMQPNRVYLFSHGSTIKTQAGDALYYSDIIADFNEEIKTTKLSFNAVIDEFRFPNGTVGLRDVKVSEGPGRLIGIMGASGAGKTTLLNVMAGLAKPSVGKILINGFDIFEEKEKIHGVIGYVSQDDLLIEELTVYQNLYYNAKLCFAHFSEEEIHKRVMEVLENLGLDQRKDLKVGNPLEKTISGGQRKRLNIALELIREPAILFLDEPTSGLSSRDSENVIDLLKELSLKGKLIFVVIHQPSSDIYKMFDKMIIMDTGGYPAYYGPPVEAVTYFKKSTLQVDSNRGQCETCGNVNPEQIFNIIEAKVVDEYGQPTNKRKITPVQWHEWYKERFKLSKVEDVREEPPHSLNLPNKIRQTLIFITRDTLSKLSNKQYLLINMLEAPLLALILAFIIKYKSAPGGKEYLFRFNDNFPAFILMSIVVALFMGLTVSAEEIIRDRKILKRESFLNLSWNSYLMSKLTILFSLSAIQTLTFVLIGHLILEVEWRMILPFWVVLFSVSCMANVLGLNISSAFNSAVTVYVMIPLLLIPQMILSGLLFRFDKLNNIISTKGKVPLVADFMASRWAYEALAVYNFMNNSYEKPYYPYEKIESQADFRASFLADELEKKRKFIADNIQSNDDSVRKQMARDLEIIRNTLKDDYFKRGLEQVNLNEPWTLELFTPTFSTLLEEFLIAYRRFYQDAYNKAVAYREQIIFKKENEKGSAYNLNEYKNRYYNESLADLVKNVSTKNRILEYDGQLIQEINPIFLDPKPAGLLNYRTHFFAPKKYFLNIEFSTFAFNLLVVWAMAVFFYLTLYFELLRKFVNLFGKVNLPKKK
- a CDS encoding DUF1987 domain-containing protein, encoding MEILNLEGTEDTPKIILDKKNGIFEISGRSLPEDSAEFYRPVLEWIGNYGSDPNPTTDFVFKLEYFNTASSKLILDVLSALEDIKGMKILWYYHEDDEDMEEAGQEFSELVEIPFEFKTY
- a CDS encoding PAS domain S-box protein, yielding MLKGIKVSTKITLLVMLIAIVAVGTIGFFTFEYNQKASRDKFMYSLAAITDTRAEYVAAFFTRQESELKNLQQSPLLNAFDSLEEGSRFGFEQFYIISPAGTVIYSTDGNYEPGKLFTDPDGSSFSSAQKGIHFSSVFKDKNGYYLFGFAPVTTAGGEHFMVARISLNPLYKTLAGTKGMGNTGEILLVKQDISNKKILLVSPLRFEPNAAIKIYNPDDPFIHGINRILSGSANATTISGKDYRGASVYYTGKTLALPGWGLIGKMDIAEADGNTAGLFRIYLYAGICIVLLTTLLTMLFARSLTRPLTTTRTLLGMVAEGVLPENIEVTSRDEFGQITEKVNHLVESLKQKAEFTQRIGEGKFDTRFEAEGENDLLGLSLITMRNNLIENEKRDNERNWIVRGVAEISEILRLHDSLDTLGDDVIRFILEKIGAIQGAFYAVNDEGSERLIEMRASYAYGRKKYLQKSFRFAEGLVGQAAIEKDTVLRTEIPNDYVTITSGLLGEQRPTCILIVPLITNEEVYGVLEFAGLKRFNPSQVKFVEELSLILARTIFNIKVNERTRRLLEESQAMSNELKEKQEVLRQNAEEMQATQEELERTNRELENQVEEVNRTQKRMQLLLENASEVITIYEEDETIRYISPSVETILGYGQKELIGRSDMNNVHADHREIFDGLFRKMKENPDEKVTAQFEYKTKDGNYIWIEATGTNCMSNPAIHGFILNSRDITERRRAEQEQRMRSKMQALSENSPDLITRLEQEAISYINPVIESYTGKSPSLFLNRKVQDVELDKSVLETWLRIVEQVNSTENTVATEMDFPSEMGKRVMQVNAIPEFDETNKVESVLVVSHDITERKMIELEIQAKNKKITESINYAKRIQTAILPNNRVINRSLPDSFILYKPRDVVSGDFPWYMQVKDDIYIAAVDCTGHGVPGALLSLIGYFLLNDIVRSRKVTDPGVILDLLDEGVTKTLRQDEDASTKDGMDIALCKINMNTREVEYAGAHRPLYIMKGGVMDEVKGNKFPIGGGIFKNQTNFTNTKIKLDKGDSIYFSSDGFPDQFGGPEGRKFGPKKTREIIERVHTLPMREASVIFETEWEAWRGDTRQTDDVLLIGIKF
- a CDS encoding GAF domain-containing protein gives rise to the protein MKIKARHISITLVILFMAGIVYSFFTLFQSEAQGIPNRFYLLLGISIILGTAAMIVALTNTEAMVVYREKKITENQKNQESKESTKKSNAVEAVRAAIKSARNPEDSMQSGLSAICKQLEAGQGAFYRVEARNDKKIALLKAGYALTLTEANSVEYEAGEGLIGQAAVTGQTVYLDEIPEGYVKIISGLGSSSPRYVLIVAAKKNDTITGIVEIASFTPVTAEQRKFVEEAAAQIAEKLSS
- a CDS encoding chemotaxis protein CheB, with product MNKYNLNNSYKAVVIGGSAGSFQGVVKILSQLPKGFPLPIIMCLHRLKHVRHGFVEALSLKSVVQVTEPYDKETIKRGGVYLAPANYHLSVELGHYFALSTEEMINNSRPAIDITLGTCAYVFKDKLIGILLSGANKDGALGMKYIKDRGGLTIVQEPSECMIDTMPKSAMALTQIDQVLKVDQIVDFFKELDKQYR
- a CDS encoding protein-glutamate O-methyltransferase CheR; the encoded protein is MQDIDIADLKRISELIYQKYSYDFRNYAMSSFKRRVLRIMELKRLSVEALIRKLTDSPEFIHEFLDELTVNVTEMFRDPSFWRIMREEIIPAILLNHKQFKIWHAGCSSGEEVLSMAILLKEMGIHQDVQLYATDLDTNILERAKSGTCSIKNMELNEKNYIRFQGAGSLKDYYREENGQAVFNKDLMSNVTFRKHDLVLGEVFNKFDLILCRNVMIYFNQALQNEVLKKFHESLFKYGYLAIGSKESLIWCDYANRFIVVNNEEKIYKKIKD
- a CDS encoding GAF domain-containing protein; its protein translation is MKGLKNLTIAQASLLAGVVLLAVIVIQVFWIQHKFSNILGVQQQIDYTRNLQLQVHRIFLDRNTVDKKALLTQLAKTDKAFEFLKQGGRISGTQTMLPPIQRLPAITLERLLTDWTIFQSLITASPDTSRLEAHTTLLLEWFDKLIADFSYEESKLKNTAAWTVSLTLITDALLIGWLIILIRKRIVKPLRLLATNTARHEHTNGIRHNEIGAVARQINEVVENLRDASDFVKEIGQGNLTKDYRELEPEYQPGKNNLADSLIAMQQKLLAMNDEEQKRKWANEGLARFVDILRSSASNLHQLGDRIISALVHYTGSNQGGLYVLNEDDPQHHHLELISLFAFNIKKHQQQKVKPGEGLLGQTYLEKETVYLKELPEDYVRITSGLGDANPKTLLIVPLKVDDTVYGMVELASFREYHPHEISFVEKLGETIASTLASVKAAQNNRRLLEESRMTTEAMRAQEEEMRQNMEELTATQEEMQRVMKEAQQKETYLSNLMNATTDAFVAIGLDYRVVLRNNAPLFNQFIRSGIPYEKGYYVLSLFKEEEFEYHKAIYDKVFSGQTLSVEKEYFGKPYSVNYKPLLSSTGEIIGAAIYAHDLSEQQEMENRVKTLEQQLAAASAKTSDESLTELEQLFRVNLEALAITRETVRNKHS